In one Candidatus Woesearchaeota archaeon B3_Woes genomic region, the following are encoded:
- a CDS encoding signal recognition particle protein — MVLEKLGNNLKNTLSKIAKSVFVDEKLINELIKDIQKALLQADVNVKLVFELTKKIKERALKEDLPSGLTKKEQLVNIVYDELVNFMGGEVSKINVDSKPFKIMMVGLFGSGKTTHCGKLARYFTTRGYKVALVGLDVHRPAAMDQIEQIAHQANVPVYIDKKEKDVTKIWKSFEAHEKKYDIVLIDTAGRDALSDDLIKEIESINDLIKAQERLLIISADIGQAAQTQAEQFNKSCDITGIIITKMDSTARGGGALSACTVSGAPIKFIGVGEKINDLESFNPKGFVGRLLGMGDIAALLEKAKGAITEDEAQDLGARLLKGDFTLIDLYEQMVAMKKMGPLNKVMEMIPGFSQIKMPKEMLQVQEGKLEKWKHAMGSMTKEELEDPSLISSTRIDRIAKGAGVNPSDVRELIKQYKQGKKMMKMMKGGKDMDKMVKKMGGMGNMANMMGKGVKFK; from the coding sequence ATGGTACTTGAGAAATTAGGTAATAATTTGAAAAATACCTTAAGCAAGATAGCTAAGTCTGTTTTTGTAGATGAAAAACTAATAAATGAATTAATTAAAGATATACAAAAGGCACTACTACAGGCTGATGTTAATGTTAAGTTAGTTTTTGAGTTGACCAAGAAGATTAAGGAGAGGGCTCTAAAAGAAGATCTTCCTTCTGGTTTGACTAAAAAAGAACAATTAGTTAATATTGTTTATGATGAATTAGTTAATTTTATGGGTGGTGAAGTTTCTAAGATTAATGTTGATTCTAAGCCTTTCAAAATAATGATGGTTGGTTTGTTTGGTTCTGGCAAAACAACTCATTGTGGAAAATTGGCAAGATATTTCACTACAAGAGGTTATAAGGTTGCTTTAGTTGGTCTAGATGTTCATAGGCCTGCTGCAATGGATCAGATTGAGCAGATTGCTCATCAGGCTAATGTTCCTGTTTATATAGATAAAAAAGAGAAAGATGTTACTAAAATATGGAAATCTTTTGAAGCACATGAGAAAAAGTATGATATTGTTTTGATAGATACTGCAGGAAGAGATGCCTTGAGTGATGATTTGATTAAAGAGATTGAGTCTATTAATGATTTGATTAAGGCTCAGGAAAGATTGCTTATTATTTCTGCTGATATTGGACAGGCTGCTCAGACACAAGCAGAGCAATTTAATAAAAGTTGTGATATAACTGGAATTATTATTACAAAGATGGATTCAACTGCACGTGGAGGTGGTGCTTTATCTGCATGTACTGTTTCGGGGGCTCCGATTAAGTTTATTGGAGTTGGTGAAAAAATTAATGATTTAGAATCATTTAATCCAAAGGGTTTTGTTGGCAGGTTATTGGGTATGGGAGATATAGCAGCATTGTTAGAAAAAGCAAAAGGTGCTATTACAGAGGATGAAGCTCAGGATTTAGGAGCTAGGCTTCTTAAGGGTGATTTTACGCTTATTGATTTGTATGAACAGATGGTTGCTATGAAGAAAATGGGGCCTTTAAACAAAGTTATGGAGATGATCCCTGGTTTTTCACAAATTAAAATGCCAAAAGAAATGCTTCAGGTTCAGGAAGGCAAACTAGAAAAGTGGAAACATGCAATGGGTTCTATGACTAAAGAGGAATTAGAAGATCCTTCTTTGATTAGCTCAACAAGAATTGATAGGATAGCAAAAGGAGCTGGTGTTAATCCTTCTGATGTGAGGGAATTGATTAAACAATATAAACAAGGCAAAAAAATGATGAAGATGATGAAAGGCGGAAAAGATATGGATAAGATGGTTAAAAAAATGGGTGGAATGGGAAACATGGCCAATATGATGGGC
- a CDS encoding triose-phosphate isomerase: MRKPLIAANWKMNLTVKEAVRLATSLKQKLKKVKNKEILLCPSFTALQEVNKAIKNSNIKLGAQDVCYKDKGAYTGEISPKMLKEFGCKYVIVGHSERRHIFNETDNIINLKLKNALKNKLNPILCVGETLTERKSNKTKKVIINQIKKGLKDVSKKDMKNVVIAYEPVWAIGTGKTSSPQDAQKSHNTIRNRINKIYSKGISKKIRILYGGSVTPDNSKELIAQPDIDGSLVGTKSLKAQDFSRIIK; encoded by the coding sequence ATGAGAAAACCTTTGATAGCAGCTAACTGGAAAATGAACTTAACAGTTAAAGAAGCTGTTAGGTTAGCCACTTCATTAAAACAAAAACTAAAAAAGGTAAAAAACAAAGAAATTCTATTATGCCCTTCTTTTACAGCTTTACAAGAAGTAAATAAAGCTATAAAAAATTCTAACATAAAATTAGGAGCACAAGATGTTTGTTACAAAGATAAAGGAGCGTATACAGGAGAAATCTCTCCTAAAATGCTTAAAGAATTTGGTTGTAAATATGTTATAGTGGGACATTCTGAAAGAAGGCATATCTTTAATGAAACAGATAATATAATAAATCTAAAATTGAAAAATGCCTTAAAAAATAAACTAAATCCAATACTCTGTGTTGGAGAAACTTTAACAGAAAGAAAATCAAACAAAACAAAAAAAGTTATCATAAACCAAATAAAAAAAGGATTAAAAGACGTTAGTAAAAAAGATATGAAAAATGTTGTTATTGCTTATGAACCAGTATGGGCAATTGGAACCGGAAAAACAAGTTCTCCTCAAGATGCTCAAAAATCCCATAACACCATAAGAAACCGAATCAATAAAATATATAGCAAAGGAATAAGCAAAAAAATAAGAATTCTTTATGGAGGAAGCGTCACTCCAGATAACTCAAAAGAATTAATAGCTCAACCAGATATAGATGGTTCTCTAGTTGGTACTAAATCATTAAAAGCACAAGATTTTTCTAGAATAATCAAATAA
- a CDS encoding glutamate--tRNA ligase yields the protein MNKKDIRNLVLQNAVKFNGKANVSAVIGHLISNNPKVKENIKEISKEVNNIVKEINKLSLEKQQKELKKKAPGLLKEKKQEKKQGLKDLPNAEKGKVVMRLEPSPSGPLHIGHAYVGSLNHSYCEKYNGKFIIRIGDTNANNIYEPAYELIKQDSKWLWGNDIEITTQSDNIKVYYEYAEKLFEKEVLYVCDCDPEKFKELIISKTACPCRHLSKDKQIQRWKKMLDKKGYKEGEAVVRFKSSVDYKNPAMRDFPLLRINKTKHQKTGNKYRVWPLMNFSVAIDDLTSGITHNIRGKDHADNEKRQRMIFEALEKQPPTALFVGRINFEGFEVSSTKTKEKIDKKVYTGWDDIRIPFIPSLKRRGYQPQSFVKYAIDVGVSLTDKTVHIEDFFKSINHFNKEDIDKTSNRYFFVENPKKIKIQHKEKEVKLLIHPDFKERGYRILKAKDEFYIQDKLEKGKNYRLMHLLNFKDNSFISEGIDESLKAKMIHWLPVTDDLVDVEILMNNGKTIKGLAEPDLKNEKINNIVQFERFGFCKLDKIENNKYKFWFTHR from the coding sequence ATGAATAAAAAAGATATAAGGAATCTTGTTTTACAAAACGCAGTAAAATTTAACGGAAAAGCTAATGTTTCTGCTGTTATCGGCCATCTAATCTCAAACAATCCTAAGGTAAAAGAAAACATAAAAGAGATATCCAAAGAAGTAAACAATATTGTAAAGGAAATTAATAAACTAAGCCTAGAAAAACAACAAAAAGAACTTAAAAAAAAAGCTCCTGGATTATTAAAAGAAAAAAAACAAGAAAAAAAACAAGGTTTAAAGGATCTACCTAATGCTGAAAAAGGAAAAGTTGTTATGCGGCTTGAACCAAGCCCTTCTGGCCCTTTGCATATTGGTCATGCCTATGTTGGAAGCCTGAATCATTCATATTGTGAAAAATATAATGGAAAATTTATAATTAGAATTGGAGATACAAACGCAAACAACATCTATGAACCTGCTTATGAATTAATTAAACAAGATTCTAAATGGTTATGGGGAAATGATATTGAAATTACAACTCAATCAGATAATATCAAAGTTTATTATGAATATGCTGAAAAACTATTTGAAAAAGAAGTATTATATGTTTGTGATTGTGATCCTGAAAAATTTAAAGAGTTAATTATTAGCAAAACAGCCTGTCCTTGTAGACATCTTTCTAAAGATAAACAAATCCAAAGATGGAAAAAAATGTTAGATAAAAAAGGCTACAAAGAAGGAGAAGCTGTTGTAAGATTCAAATCTTCTGTTGATTATAAAAACCCAGCAATGAGAGATTTTCCTTTGTTAAGAATTAATAAAACAAAACACCAAAAAACAGGAAACAAATATAGAGTATGGCCTCTAATGAATTTTTCAGTAGCTATTGATGACCTAACATCAGGAATAACCCATAATATAAGAGGAAAAGACCATGCTGATAATGAAAAACGCCAGAGAATGATTTTTGAAGCCTTGGAAAAACAACCTCCAACAGCCTTGTTTGTCGGAAGAATTAATTTTGAAGGATTTGAAGTAAGCTCTACAAAAACAAAAGAAAAGATTGATAAAAAAGTTTATACCGGGTGGGATGACATAAGAATTCCTTTTATTCCTTCTCTAAAAAGAAGAGGATATCAACCTCAAAGTTTTGTTAAATACGCAATTGATGTTGGTGTTAGTCTAACAGACAAAACAGTTCATATTGAGGATTTTTTTAAATCAATTAATCATTTTAATAAAGAAGATATAGACAAAACATCAAACAGATATTTTTTTGTAGAAAATCCTAAAAAAATAAAGATTCAACACAAAGAAAAAGAAGTTAAATTACTGATACACCCAGATTTTAAAGAAAGAGGGTATAGAATTCTAAAGGCAAAAGATGAATTCTATATACAGGATAAATTAGAAAAAGGAAAGAATTACAGGTTAATGCATTTACTTAATTTTAAAGATAATTCATTCATTTCAGAAGGAATTGATGAAAGCCTAAAAGCCAAGATGATACACTGGCTTCCTGTAACTGATGATTTAGTTGATGTTGAAATCCTAATGAACAATGGAAAAACAATAAAAGGCCTAGCAGAACCAGACCTAAAAAACGAAAAAATTAATAATATAGTGCAATTTGAAAGATTTGGGTTTTGTAAATTAGACAAAATAGAAAATAATAAATATAAATTTTGGTTTACACATAGATGA
- a CDS encoding DUF1931 domain-containing protein — MSELVVKAKIKELAKIDEKSLNVSTDFYEKINKKVERIILEACERAKANGRNTIMGKDV, encoded by the coding sequence ATGTCAGAATTGGTTGTTAAAGCAAAAATAAAAGAACTAGCAAAAATAGATGAAAAATCTCTTAACGTTTCAACAGATTTCTATGAAAAAATAAATAAAAAAGTAGAAAGAATAATTCTTGAAGCTTGCGAAAGAGCAAAAGCAAACGGAAGAAATACAATTATGGGAAAAGATGTTTAA
- a CDS encoding thermosome subunit → MADNNSNIQPVFIMPEGTQRSQGRQAQRMNIMAAKLVAETVRTTLGPKGMDKMITGMGDITVTNDGVTILEEMQIEHPAAKMIVEIAKTQEEEVGDGTTTAVVIAGELLKNAEGLIEQDVHPTVVARGYRLAESKSQKILNEMAENVSIKDVQTLNKIAMTAMTGKGAENAKEKLADITVKSIITISEQDGDKILIDKDNIKIEKKVGSSVEDSELIKGIVLDKERVHSGMPQKIENAKIALVDSAIEIKSTEMDAKIQITDPSQMQAFLDQEEGMLKQKVKKIVDSGANVLICQKGIDDLAQHFLAKHGIYAVRRSKQSDMVALSKATGGKIVTNLEDLNGNDLGKAGFVEDVKVGDENMTYIKECKNPKSVTLLIRGGTEHVVDEVKRAVTDAVGDVAAALKNGKVVAGAGSPELELSKGLMKYANSLSGREQLAVEAFAKSMEVIPRTLAENAGIDSIDSLTELKAAHDKKNKWAGIDVFTGKTMDAWKEGVIEPLKIKTQAIASASEVAVMILRIDDVIEGGKVGPEMGGGMPPGMPPGMPGMM, encoded by the coding sequence ATGGCAGATAATAATAGCAATATACAACCTGTATTCATAATGCCAGAAGGCACTCAGAGAAGCCAAGGTAGACAAGCTCAAAGAATGAATATCATGGCTGCTAAATTAGTAGCAGAAACTGTTAGAACTACATTAGGTCCTAAAGGAATGGACAAGATGATTACTGGAATGGGTGATATAACTGTTACAAATGATGGAGTTACAATTCTCGAAGAAATGCAGATAGAGCATCCTGCTGCTAAGATGATTGTGGAAATAGCTAAAACTCAAGAAGAAGAAGTTGGAGATGGCACAACAACCGCTGTTGTTATTGCAGGTGAACTATTAAAAAATGCAGAAGGATTAATTGAACAAGATGTTCATCCAACTGTTGTAGCAAGAGGATATAGATTGGCTGAGTCTAAATCTCAAAAAATCTTAAATGAGATGGCAGAAAATGTTTCTATAAAAGATGTTCAAACACTAAATAAAATTGCAATGACTGCAATGACTGGTAAAGGTGCTGAAAATGCAAAAGAAAAATTAGCAGACATAACTGTTAAATCAATTATAACCATTTCAGAACAAGATGGTGATAAAATCCTTATAGATAAAGATAATATAAAGATAGAGAAAAAAGTAGGATCAAGTGTAGAAGATTCTGAATTAATAAAAGGGATTGTATTGGATAAAGAAAGGGTTCATTCAGGAATGCCTCAAAAAATAGAGAATGCAAAAATAGCTTTGGTTGATTCTGCAATTGAGATAAAATCAACAGAGATGGATGCTAAAATACAAATTACTGATCCATCACAAATGCAGGCTTTTTTAGATCAAGAAGAAGGTATGTTAAAACAAAAAGTAAAAAAGATTGTTGATTCTGGTGCAAATGTTTTAATCTGTCAAAAAGGGATTGATGATTTGGCACAGCATTTCTTAGCAAAACATGGAATTTATGCTGTTAGAAGATCCAAACAATCTGATATGGTGGCTTTGTCAAAAGCAACAGGTGGAAAGATTGTTACTAATTTAGAAGATTTAAATGGAAATGATTTAGGAAAGGCTGGCTTTGTTGAAGATGTAAAAGTTGGAGATGAGAATATGACTTATATTAAGGAATGTAAAAATCCTAAATCTGTTACATTATTAATAAGAGGCGGAACAGAGCATGTTGTTGATGAAGTAAAAAGAGCTGTTACTGATGCTGTAGGTGATGTTGCTGCTGCTTTAAAAAATGGAAAGGTTGTAGCTGGAGCTGGTTCTCCTGAATTAGAATTATCAAAAGGGTTAATGAAGTATGCAAACTCCTTATCAGGAAGAGAACAACTAGCTGTAGAGGCTTTTGCAAAATCAATGGAAGTAATTCCAAGAACTTTAGCGGAGAATGCTGGAATTGATTCAATAGATTCATTAACAGAGTTAAAAGCTGCTCATGATAAAAAGAACAAATGGGCAGGTATTGATGTATTTACAGGAAAAACGATGGATGCCTGGAAAGAAGGAGTTATAGAGCCTTTAAAGATCAAAACTCAAGCTATTGCTTCTGCTTCAGAAGTTGCTGTAATGATTTTAAGAATAGATGATGTTATTGAAGGTGGAAAGGTTGGGCCAGAAATGGGTGGGGGAATGCCACCTGGTATGCCTCCAGGTATGCCTGGAATGATGTGA
- a CDS encoding cytidylate kinase (catalyzes the formation of (d)CDP from ATP and (d)CMP) yields MIITISGKPGSGKSTVSKIISKKLNLKHYSMGDFQRQIAKEKGLSINELGKLEEQSDEIDKLVEQKQIDLGKKEDNFIIDSRLGFYCIPNSIKIFLDVSLEESAKRIFKDKRAEENFKDEESLKKHLIDRAESEKKRYKEYYDIDFNDLDNYNLVVDTTNIDIGGVVNKILNFINNQ; encoded by the coding sequence ATGATAATAACAATATCAGGAAAACCAGGCTCTGGAAAATCAACAGTATCTAAGATAATTTCTAAAAAACTAAACCTTAAACACTACTCTATGGGCGATTTCCAAAGGCAGATTGCAAAAGAAAAAGGCCTTTCAATAAACGAATTAGGAAAACTAGAAGAACAAAGTGATGAAATCGATAAACTAGTAGAGCAAAAACAAATAGATTTAGGTAAAAAAGAAGATAATTTCATAATTGATTCACGACTAGGTTTCTACTGTATTCCAAACTCAATAAAAATATTTCTTGATGTTAGTTTAGAAGAATCTGCAAAGAGAATTTTCAAAGACAAAAGAGCAGAAGAAAACTTTAAAGATGAAGAATCATTAAAAAAACATCTAATAGATAGAGCAGAATCAGAAAAAAAGAGATATAAAGAATACTATGACATTGATTTTAATGATTTAGACAATTATAATTTGGTTGTAGATACAACAAATATAGACATAGGTGGCGTTGTTAATAAAATACTAAACTTTATAAATAACCAATAA
- a CDS encoding peptidylprolyl isomerase, producing MTKIKKQDFVEIEYTGKLKDEGYVFDTTDEKIAKENGLFNEKHTYGPVKIMVGNAQVLPGLDKFIEGKEPGTFKVELKPEQGFGKKNAKLLKLLPKSIFTKQEINPMPGLPVSIDDMEGMIKTVSGGRCIVDFNHPLSGKELQYDLKINRIVTDEKEKVEAMIELQLDKKDFEVKLEGENVTITLNTEVKKPLKDLLADMIKKFTKLKQVEFKDNKK from the coding sequence ATGACTAAAATAAAAAAACAAGACTTTGTAGAAATCGAATACACAGGAAAACTAAAAGATGAAGGATATGTGTTTGATACAACTGATGAAAAAATAGCAAAAGAAAACGGATTATTTAATGAAAAACACACATATGGTCCTGTAAAAATAATGGTTGGAAACGCTCAAGTATTGCCGGGTCTAGATAAGTTTATAGAAGGTAAAGAGCCAGGAACATTCAAAGTTGAACTAAAACCAGAACAAGGTTTTGGGAAAAAAAATGCTAAATTACTAAAACTTTTACCTAAATCAATTTTCACAAAACAGGAAATCAATCCAATGCCGGGATTACCAGTTTCAATTGATGATATGGAAGGTATGATCAAAACAGTTTCAGGCGGAAGATGTATTGTTGATTTTAATCATCCTCTATCAGGCAAAGAACTTCAGTATGATCTGAAAATAAACAGAATAGTAACAGATGAAAAAGAAAAAGTTGAAGCAATGATTGAATTACAGCTTGATAAAAAAGATTTTGAAGTAAAATTAGAAGGTGAAAATGTCACTATAACTCTGAATACAGAAGTGAAAAAACCACTGAAAGATTTGCTTGCTGACATGATTAAGAAATTCACTAAACTAAAACAAGTTGAATTCAAAGATAATAAAAAGTAA
- the ftsZ gene encoding cell division protein FtsZ, with protein MDSNEDQSQHDKLSQTSESLVEKKPVDNIADAQLAEILSQQNASIRVVGSGGGGNNTINRISEVGIVGAETIAVNTDAQDLLYTKSDKKILIGNEVTKGLGAGSNPRLGEEAARESEHEIKKALHGADMVFITCGLGGGTGTGSVPVIAEVGKKIGCLTVGIVTLPFAMEGKRRYENATLGLEKLEAMVDTLIVIPNDKLLELAPDLPLHTAFKVADEILTNAVKGISELVTKAGLVNLDFADVRTVMSDGGVALIGVGESDTDNRAVEAVEKAINNPLLDVDITGATGALINVSGGKDMTLEEARRVVETISDKMGEDATVIWGAQIYDDLEKTIRAMLIVTGVQSSQIFGPGRTIGSKKRKEIENELGIDFLE; from the coding sequence ATTGATTCTAATGAAGATCAATCTCAACACGATAAACTTAGTCAGACATCTGAATCATTAGTTGAAAAAAAACCAGTTGACAATATAGCAGATGCTCAACTAGCTGAAATTCTATCTCAACAAAACGCAAGTATTCGTGTAGTTGGAAGTGGAGGCGGTGGAAACAATACTATTAACAGAATAAGTGAAGTAGGAATTGTTGGTGCTGAAACAATTGCAGTTAACACAGATGCTCAGGATTTACTATATACAAAATCTGATAAAAAAATATTAATCGGAAACGAAGTAACAAAAGGCCTTGGAGCAGGTTCAAATCCTCGTTTAGGGGAAGAAGCTGCCAGAGAATCAGAACACGAAATTAAAAAAGCTCTTCATGGAGCTGACATGGTCTTTATAACCTGTGGATTAGGAGGGGGAACAGGAACAGGTTCTGTACCTGTTATTGCAGAGGTTGGAAAAAAAATAGGTTGTCTAACAGTTGGAATAGTCACACTACCTTTTGCAATGGAAGGAAAAAGAAGATATGAAAACGCTACTCTAGGTTTGGAAAAACTTGAAGCAATGGTTGATACCTTGATTGTAATCCCTAATGATAAATTACTGGAATTAGCACCAGATTTACCATTACATACTGCTTTTAAAGTTGCAGATGAAATATTGACTAACGCTGTAAAAGGAATTTCTGAATTAGTTACTAAAGCGGGTTTAGTTAATTTAGATTTTGCAGATGTAAGAACAGTTATGTCAGATGGTGGAGTTGCTTTAATCGGAGTAGGTGAATCAGATACAGACAACAGAGCAGTAGAAGCTGTTGAAAAAGCAATTAATAATCCTTTATTAGATGTTGATATCACAGGAGCTACAGGCGCATTAATAAATGTAAGCGGTGGCAAAGACATGACTCTTGAAGAAGCTCGAAGAGTTGTTGAAACAATCTCAGATAAGATGGGAGAAGACGCAACTGTTATTTGGGGAGCACAAATATATGATGATTTGGAAAAAACAATCAGAGCAATGTTAATAGTTACAGGAGTACAATCATCTCAAATCTTCGGGCCTGGCAGAACAATAGGGTCAAAGAAAAGAAAAGAGATTGAAAACGAACTTGGCATAGATTTTTTAGAATAA
- a CDS encoding protein translocase SEC61 complex subunit gamma: protein MEEGQQKPTLIFKLKRFFVECKRVLRVTRKPDSVEFKTIVKVSGLGMAIVGLIGFVIQIIKQMFFG, encoded by the coding sequence ATGGAAGAAGGACAACAAAAACCAACATTAATATTCAAACTAAAAAGATTCTTTGTTGAATGCAAAAGAGTATTAAGAGTTACAAGAAAACCAGACTCAGTTGAATTTAAAACAATTGTAAAAGTATCTGGTTTAGGAATGGCTATTGTTGGATTAATAGGATTTGTAATACAAATAATAAAACAAATGTTTTTTGGTTAA
- a CDS encoding transcription elongation factor Spt5 produces the protein MAEEKTEKIFALRTTANREDQVMDFLMSNVEKKKLNVYTIVRSHGMRGYIFLGASSKAEAEQAAFNIPYARGILPKEVNFEEIEHMLERKKKEINMKKNDICEIISGPFKREKAKITRIDPQKEEVVVELLEAAVPIPITTKIDSVKVIRREEEED, from the coding sequence ATGGCAGAAGAAAAAACAGAAAAAATATTCGCTCTAAGAACAACTGCAAACAGAGAAGATCAAGTTATGGATTTTCTTATGAGTAATGTAGAAAAGAAAAAGCTTAATGTTTATACTATTGTAAGATCTCATGGGATGCGTGGTTATATTTTCTTAGGTGCTTCATCAAAAGCAGAAGCAGAACAAGCAGCATTTAATATTCCTTATGCTCGTGGTATTTTACCTAAAGAAGTTAACTTCGAAGAAATAGAACATATGCTCGAAAGGAAGAAAAAAGAAATTAACATGAAAAAAAATGATATTTGTGAAATAATATCCGGTCCTTTCAAAAGAGAAAAAGCAAAAATAACAAGGATAGATCCACAAAAAGAAGAAGTAGTTGTTGAATTATTAGAAGCAGCTGTTCCAATTCCAATCACAACAAAAATAGATTCAGTAAAAGTTATAAGAAGGGAAGAAGAAGAGGATTAA
- the eif1A gene encoding translation initiation factor eIF-1A codes for MSQKKEEKAKQEAFQQEIRRTKLPRGNQSFGILEQRLGASRLRVKCLDGKSRVCRIPGKLKRRLWVREGDIVIVEPWEFGGDEKGNVIFKYSKSQVQFLKNKGYLKKIEEVDEF; via the coding sequence ATGAGTCAGAAAAAAGAAGAAAAAGCAAAACAAGAAGCATTTCAACAGGAAATAAGAAGAACAAAACTTCCTCGCGGTAATCAAAGTTTTGGAATTCTTGAACAGCGTTTAGGAGCATCTCGCTTAAGAGTTAAATGCCTTGATGGAAAAAGCAGGGTTTGCAGAATTCCTGGAAAACTAAAAAGAAGATTATGGGTAAGAGAAGGAGATATTGTAATTGTTGAACCCTGGGAATTTGGCGGCGATGAAAAAGGAAATGTTATTTTCAAATATTCTAAATCACAGGTTCAGTTCCTAAAAAACAAAGGTTATCTTAAGAAAATCGAAGAAGTTGATGAATTCTGA
- the lspA gene encoding signal peptidase II, whose amino-acid sequence MVKKNIFLLSAFIIVVVDQLTKYLVKVLNISYITNSGSLFGLFKGASSILAWLSIVIIGLFLFNYDKIQKGDWKLKLGSGLVVGGAIGNLIDRILYQGVIDFINLRIWPSFNIADSALSVGIILLIIYFIKE is encoded by the coding sequence ATGGTAAAGAAAAATATATTTCTTTTAAGTGCTTTTATTATAGTTGTAGTTGATCAATTAACAAAATATTTAGTAAAGGTTCTAAATATTAGTTATATAACAAATTCTGGGTCTTTGTTTGGCTTATTCAAAGGAGCTAGTTCAATATTAGCCTGGTTATCAATTGTAATTATAGGATTATTCTTATTTAATTATGATAAAATTCAAAAAGGTGATTGGAAATTAAAGCTAGGCTCTGGTTTAGTTGTTGGTGGAGCTATTGGAAATCTAATTGACAGGATTTTATACCAAGGTGTTATTGATTTTATTAATTTAAGAATTTGGCCTTCTTTTAATATTGCAGATTCTGCTTTAAGTGTTGGAATTATCTTATTAATAATTTATTTTATAAAAGAATAA